The following proteins are encoded in a genomic region of Garra rufa chromosome 22, GarRuf1.0, whole genome shotgun sequence:
- the zranb1a gene encoding ubiquitin thioesterase ZRANB1, whose product MTEECVKWSCEYCTFENWPSAVKCTMCRAQRPSGTIITEEPFPSSTGPHAGHQWDPVRNDSLLICPDSSARPRVRPAESSEHSGKWSCQVCTYLNWPRAIRCTQCRSLRQRVCSPTETPQTSGTGRRPANVPPVDPCEEYNDRNRLNTRVQCWTCSACTYENWPKSPRCVVCDHARPNDAFQPRDPDESLSVINEQDRRRTRSACGGARRHSPTSSKREAELQIELAAGAQSGKEEIEMDFKKLKQIKNRMRKTDWLFLNACAGVVEGDLSAVEAYKSSGGDIARQMTADEVRLLNRPSAFDSGFTLVHLAIRFQRQDMLAILLTEVSQQAVKCIPAMVCPELTEQIRREISASLHQRKGDFNCYFLTDLVTFTLPADIEDLPPAVQEKLFDEVLDRDVQKELEEESAVINWSLELGTRLDSRLYALWNRTAGDCLLDSVLQATWGIYDKDSVLRKALHDSLHDCSHWFYSRWKEWESWYSQSFGLHFSLREEQWQEDWAFILNLASQSALVGMETDGYDNRGAGANLNTDDDVTVTFLPLVDSERKLLQIHFLSAQEMGSEEQQERLLRDWLDCCVTDGGMLAAMQKSSRRRHHPLITQMLEKWLDGYRQMLPCPTLSDGEDEEDEEDE is encoded by the exons ATGACAGAGGAGTGTGTGAAGTGGTCGTGTGAGTACTGCACGTTTGAAAACTGGCCGTCTGCTGTTAAATGCACCATGTGTCGGGCGCAGCGGCCCAGCGGAACCATCATAACGGAGGAGCCGTTCCCGAGCAGCACCGGCCCGCACGCCGGACACCAGTGGGATCCCGTACGCAACGACAGCCTGCTCATCTGCCCCGATTCCAGCGCCCGGCCCCGCGTCCGTCCGGCCGAATCCTCCGAGCACAGCGGGAAATGGTCGTGTCAGGTGTGCACCTACCTGAACTGGCCCAGAGCCATCCGCTGCACCCAGTGCCGCAGTCTCCGGCAGCGCGTGTGCAGCCCCACGGAAACCCCACAGACGTCCGGAACCGGTCGCCGCCCAGCGAACGTCCCTCCGGTCGATCCGTGTGAGGAATACAACGACCGGAACCGACTCAACACACGGGTGCAGTGCTGGACCTGCTCTGCCTGCACATATGAGAACTGGCCCAAATCCCCTCGCTGCGTGGTGTGCGATCATGCCAGACCCAACGACGCCTTTCAGCCGCGCGACCCTGACGAGTCCTTATCTGTGATCAACGAGCAGGACCGCAGGCGAACGCGGAGTGCGTGCGGTGGGGCGCGACGACACTCGCCGACCTCCTCTAAACGCGAGGCGGAGCTGCAGATCGAGCTGGCCGCTGGAGCTCAGAGCGGTAAAGAGGAGATAGAGATGGACTTCAAGAAGCTCAAACAGATCAAGAACCGCATGAGGAAAACAGACTGGCTGTTTCTCAACGCCTGCGCTG GTGTAGTCGAAGGTGATCTGTCTGCGGTGGAGGCCTACAAGTCCTCAGGTGGAGACATCGCACGCCAGATGACCGCAGATGAGGTGCGTCTGCTCAATCGACCCTCAGCGTTCGACAGCGGCTTCACTCTGGTTCACCTCGCCATCCGCTTCCAGAGGCAGGACATGCTGGCCATTCTGCTGACTGAG GTTTCCCAGCAAGCCGTCAAATGCATACCAGCGATGGTTTGCCCTGAATTGACGGAGCAGATCCGCCGGGAGATCAGCGCATCACTGCACCAGCGCAAGGGAGATTTCAACTGCTACTTCCTGACGGATCTGGTCACGTTCACATTGCCCGCAG ATATCGAAGATCTGCCTCCTGCCGTTCAGGAGAAGCTTTTTGATGAAGTCCTTGACCGTGATGTTCAGAAAG AGCTGGAGGAGGAGTCTGCGGTCATCAACTGGTCTCTGGAGTTAGGCACACGTCTGGACAGCCGTCTGTACGCTCTGTGGAACCGCACCGCTGGAGACTGTCTGCTGGACTCCGTTCTACAGGCCACATGGGGCATCTACGATAAAGACTCTGTGCTGAGAAAAGCTCTACACGACAGTTTGCACGACTGCTCTCACTG GTTCTACTCGCGCTGGAAGGAGTGGGAATCGTGGTATTCTCAGAGTTTTGGGCTTCATTTCTCTCTGAGAGAAGAACAGTGGCAGGAGGACTGGGCCTTCATCCTCAACCTCGCTagtcag TCTGCTCTGGTTGGCATGGAAACCGACGGCTACGATAATCGCGGCGCAGGCGCCAACCTCAACACTGACGACGACGTCACCGTCACCTTCCTCCCGCTGGTGGACAGTGAGAGGAAACTACTGCAGATTCACTTCCTGTCAGCACAAGAG atgGGCAGCGAGGAGCAGCAGGAGCGTCTGCTCAGGGATTGGCTGGACTGCTGCGTGACGGACGGCGGGATGCTGGCGGCGATGCAGAAGAGCAGCAGACGCAGACATCACCCGCTCATCACGCAGATGCTGGAGAAATGGCTGGACGGGTACCGACAGATGCTGCCGTGTCCCACGCTCTCCGACGGCGAGGACGAGGAGGACGAGGAAGACGAGTGA